The following proteins are encoded in a genomic region of Candidatus Leptovillus gracilis:
- a CDS encoding DUF4040 domain-containing protein, protein MTDPTLPLPLLIIGAAALIAAAFGLPNLNRRFNVTRLSWLLTLAPLTAMLLLLQRVPQANQGILFTWQWTWLPSLDLRLGFYVDSLSLLFGGLITLIGAVIVMYTGQYFKGDQGAWRFLSYLLLFMVSMLGIVMAGDVLTLFIFWEGTSILSYLLVAYKTYDEEARYGAFRALFITGGGGIALLAGLLFVSYGAGSTEFATILNSGDVLRSHDYYPVMLALVAFGAFTKSAQWPAHIWLPGAMSAPTPASAYLHSATMVKAGIYLMARMNPALGFTDAWFWLLTIFGGITMLVGAYLGLKQHDLKALLAYSTVSQLGVLMMLIGQDVPEAYKALVIGIVAHAFYKSALFLVAGIVDHETGTRDIRRLGGLHKAMPYTFAIGTLAALSMAGLPPLFGFLAKETLLVTITNMPPLVAGLIRWSAVLAGALMLAQAGLLIWETFLGRPKDTTIHAHEAPWPMWLAPGIPAALSLILSILPGPKDEAAFLAGAAQAAFGTKVKVSTVLFHGLTVELMLSLVAISLGTVIFVFRRPIRAWQQAILPTLSFNGLYAAVLRAIDTASQWATRLQQGRIRPYLLIMLSATVVLVVGFSWQNFHVIPLASWPSLDFSGEIVILRLFALLLVVGASLMSVILVRDFHAILAFNAAGLSMALLFVLEPAPDVALVQIVVDILAVVILVLALARLPRRQRRKAQEVAAILRHSRWSIVRDAVIAGAVGLVVMLITLSALLEQPRASVVTPYYAANAKTMTGASDIVGAIVVDFRALDTLIEISVFGMAGLGIYTLLRFAAQKHGDNHAKDKSPSLKAQKRITYGISGLRTSAFIRAPAYAMLPLALVLAITHIMYGHDQPGDGFTAGVIISLAVALWYLVFGYEETHRRLHWLRATTFVGAGILLAMVTGGVAAIYTGDFLGNVDFTAGWTILPSGFHVSTSFLFEVSICLAVLGSAARMLNSLGHPEGSEGTDGRG, encoded by the coding sequence ATGACCGATCCAACATTACCCTTACCGCTTCTCATCATTGGCGCGGCTGCTCTCATTGCTGCCGCGTTTGGATTACCCAACCTCAACCGCCGGTTCAACGTCACCCGACTAAGCTGGCTGCTGACCCTGGCTCCCCTGACCGCCATGCTCCTGCTGCTCCAGCGCGTGCCCCAGGCCAACCAGGGCATCCTCTTCACCTGGCAGTGGACCTGGCTGCCCTCACTCGATCTGCGCCTCGGCTTTTACGTAGACAGCCTCAGCCTGCTCTTTGGCGGGTTAATCACCCTTATTGGCGCGGTGATTGTCATGTACACCGGCCAATACTTCAAAGGCGACCAGGGCGCCTGGCGTTTTCTGAGCTATTTGCTGCTGTTCATGGTCTCCATGCTGGGAATCGTCATGGCCGGAGATGTGCTGACGCTGTTCATCTTTTGGGAAGGGACCAGCATCCTCTCCTATCTGCTGGTGGCCTACAAAACATATGACGAAGAAGCCCGCTATGGCGCGTTCCGCGCCTTGTTCATCACCGGCGGCGGCGGCATCGCCCTGCTGGCCGGACTGCTGTTTGTCAGCTATGGCGCCGGCAGCACCGAATTTGCCACCATTCTCAACAGCGGCGACGTGCTGCGCAGCCACGATTATTACCCGGTGATGCTGGCTCTGGTCGCCTTTGGCGCGTTCACCAAGAGCGCCCAATGGCCGGCGCACATCTGGCTGCCGGGAGCCATGAGCGCCCCCACCCCGGCCAGCGCCTACCTCCATTCGGCAACCATGGTCAAGGCTGGCATCTACCTGATGGCCCGCATGAACCCTGCCCTGGGCTTCACCGATGCCTGGTTCTGGCTGCTGACTATTTTTGGTGGGATCACCATGTTGGTCGGGGCTTACCTGGGCCTGAAACAGCACGATCTCAAGGCGCTGCTGGCTTATTCCACCGTCAGCCAGTTGGGGGTCTTAATGATGCTCATCGGCCAGGATGTGCCGGAAGCGTATAAAGCGCTGGTGATTGGCATTGTGGCCCACGCATTTTACAAGAGCGCCCTCTTCCTGGTGGCCGGGATTGTAGACCATGAGACGGGCACACGGGATATTCGCCGCCTGGGCGGGCTGCACAAGGCCATGCCCTATACCTTTGCCATCGGCACGCTGGCGGCGCTGTCAATGGCCGGCTTGCCGCCCTTGTTTGGTTTCTTGGCAAAAGAGACGCTGCTGGTCACCATCACCAATATGCCGCCGTTGGTGGCCGGGCTGATTCGCTGGAGCGCGGTGTTGGCCGGAGCGCTGATGTTGGCGCAGGCGGGGTTGTTGATTTGGGAGACATTTTTGGGCCGGCCGAAAGATACAACCATCCACGCCCACGAAGCCCCCTGGCCTATGTGGCTGGCCCCCGGCATTCCGGCCGCCCTGTCGCTGATTCTGAGCATTTTGCCCGGCCCTAAAGATGAGGCCGCGTTCCTGGCCGGAGCAGCCCAGGCCGCCTTTGGCACAAAAGTCAAAGTCTCCACCGTTTTGTTTCACGGCCTGACGGTGGAATTAATGTTGTCGCTGGTGGCGATTTCTCTGGGCACGGTCATTTTTGTTTTCCGACGACCGATTCGCGCCTGGCAGCAGGCCATCTTGCCCACGCTGTCGTTTAATGGGTTGTATGCCGCGGTGCTGCGGGCCATAGACACCGCCAGCCAATGGGCGACGCGGCTGCAACAGGGACGGATACGGCCGTATCTCCTCATTATGCTGAGCGCCACTGTTGTATTGGTCGTTGGCTTTAGCTGGCAAAATTTCCACGTCATCCCGCTCGCCTCCTGGCCCAGCCTCGATTTCAGCGGCGAAATCGTCATTTTGCGCCTGTTCGCCTTACTCCTGGTTGTTGGCGCGTCATTAATGTCCGTCATTTTGGTGCGTGATTTCCACGCCATTTTGGCCTTTAACGCCGCCGGATTAAGCATGGCCCTGTTGTTTGTGCTGGAACCAGCCCCCGACGTAGCCCTGGTGCAAATTGTGGTAGACATTTTGGCCGTCGTGATATTGGTGCTGGCCCTGGCGCGCCTGCCCCGCCGCCAGCGCCGCAAAGCGCAGGAAGTGGCGGCCATTTTACGCCATTCGCGCTGGTCCATTGTCCGGGACGCAGTCATCGCCGGGGCGGTAGGCCTGGTGGTGATGCTTATCACCCTGAGCGCCTTACTGGAACAGCCACGAGCAAGCGTTGTGACCCCTTATTACGCAGCCAACGCCAAAACCATGACCGGCGCCAGCGATATCGTGGGCGCGATTGTGGTGGATTTCCGGGCGCTGGATACCTTGATAGAGATTTCGGTGTTTGGCATGGCCGGTTTAGGCATCTATACCTTGCTGCGTTTCGCCGCGCAAAAGCACGGCGACAACCACGCGAAAGACAAATCACCGTCACTCAAAGCGCAGAAGCGCATCACCTATGGCATTAGCGGCCTGCGTACATCGGCCTTTATACGCGCGCCGGCCTACGCAATGCTGCCATTGGCGTTGGTGTTAGCCATCACCCACATCATGTACGGCCACGATCAGCCAGGCGATGGTTTTACGGCCGGGGTCATCATTAGTCTAGCGGTGGCCCTATGGTATCTGGTTTTTGGTTACGAAGAGACCCACCGCCGCCTGCACTGGCTGCGGGCAACCACATTTGTCGGCGCTGGCATCTTGTTGGCCATGGTGACGGGCGGCGTGGCGGCTATCTACACCGGTGATTTTCTGGGTAATGTTGATTTCACGGCCGGTTGGACCATTTTGCCGTCCGGTTTCCACGTCAGCACCTCGTTTTTGTTTGAAGTGTCTATTTGTCTGGCCGTTTTGGGCAGCGCGGCGCGAATGCTGAACTCATTGGGACACCCAGAGGGGAGCGAGGGGACTGACGGACGTGGATAG
- a CDS encoding class I SAM-dependent methyltransferase, with product MAEDEVYNRLAERYAEGRVPWDDELPPPEVIEMADTLPPGRALDLGCGYGRSSIYLARRGWTVDGVDFIPLAVARALARAEQSSVADRAQFHLGKVTNLHFLSAPYDFALDVGCMHSLDEAGLRQYRDEVYRLLRPGGLYLLFAHIRSDSVEVPGRGVYEETVHHLFGDHFTLDKIVRGTTQVENRPPWASAWFWFRRN from the coding sequence ATGGCTGAGGATGAAGTATACAATCGGTTAGCGGAACGGTACGCAGAAGGCCGGGTTCCCTGGGACGACGAACTGCCCCCGCCGGAAGTCATTGAGATGGCCGATACATTACCGCCAGGGCGGGCGCTGGACTTAGGATGTGGCTACGGCCGTTCCAGCATCTATCTGGCGCGTCGTGGTTGGACGGTAGACGGCGTAGACTTCATTCCCCTGGCTGTCGCCAGGGCGCTGGCCCGCGCCGAGCAGTCCAGCGTCGCCGACCGCGCTCAATTTCATCTGGGCAAAGTGACCAACTTACATTTTTTATCGGCTCCCTACGACTTTGCCCTGGACGTCGGCTGTATGCATTCCCTCGACGAAGCCGGGCTGCGCCAATACCGCGACGAAGTCTATCGTCTGCTGCGCCCCGGTGGGCTGTATCTGCTGTTTGCCCACATTCGCAGCGATAGCGTCGAAGTGCCAGGACGCGGCGTCTATGAAGAAACCGTCCATCATCTGTTTGGCGACCATTTCACCCTGGATAAAATCGTGCGCGGTACAACTCAGGTGGAAAATCGGCCGCCGTGGGCCTCGGCCTGGTTTTGGTTCCGGCGGAATTAG
- a CDS encoding DUF309 domain-containing protein, whose translation MCKFSTGTAVSLPIIPHLCYNGGMETKPNAPLIVGFVADLMFTPRIANVARHLGYTIVWIPDVAAVAGDTAVTTPESPGEQLHGQTGQLFAQITAWQPALLLFDLNNTAIPWQRWIAALKSSPATRRLPILCFGSHMDVSATQTARSAGADAVVARSQFTSDMAGLFAKYGRVPNATALAETCAQPLPDLARSGIALFNAGAYYQCHDDLEEVWRQDDTPGRDLYQGILQVGIALYQVQRGNYRGAVKMLLRVRQWLEPLPDICRGVNVARLRQNADAYHQAVVQLGPERLGDFDWGLVEPVELVAG comes from the coding sequence ATGTGTAAGTTTAGCACGGGTACGGCCGTTTCTCTACCGATCATCCCCCACCTTTGTTACAATGGCGGCATGGAAACAAAACCCAATGCCCCACTCATCGTCGGCTTTGTGGCCGACCTGATGTTTACCCCGCGAATCGCCAACGTGGCCCGCCATTTAGGTTATACCATCGTATGGATTCCTGATGTGGCCGCTGTGGCTGGGGATACGGCCGTTACCACCCCTGAATCACCCGGCGAGCAGTTACACGGCCAGACCGGCCAGCTATTTGCCCAGATCACCGCCTGGCAGCCCGCCTTGCTGCTCTTTGACCTGAACAACACGGCGATTCCCTGGCAGCGCTGGATAGCCGCCCTCAAATCTTCGCCGGCGACGCGCCGCCTGCCCATTTTGTGTTTTGGCTCACATATGGATGTGTCGGCCACACAAACAGCCCGCAGCGCCGGGGCAGATGCGGTGGTGGCCCGTTCCCAGTTTACCAGCGACATGGCGGGGTTGTTTGCCAAATACGGCCGTGTCCCCAACGCCACCGCCCTGGCCGAAACCTGCGCCCAACCCCTGCCCGATCTGGCCCGTTCAGGCATTGCCCTCTTCAATGCTGGCGCATACTACCAATGCCACGACGACCTGGAAGAAGTCTGGCGGCAGGACGACACGCCTGGCCGTGATTTGTACCAGGGCATTTTGCAGGTGGGCATTGCGTTGTATCAGGTGCAGCGGGGGAATTATCGCGGCGCAGTGAAGATGCTGCTGCGGGTACGCCAATGGTTAGAGCCGCTGCCAGACATCTGTCGCGGTGTCAACGTCGCCCGGCTGCGGCAAAATGCCGACGCCTACCATCAGGCTGTCGTTCAATTAGGCCCGGAACGCCTGGGCGACTTTGATTGGGGTCTGGTGGAGCCGGTGGAATTGGTGGCTGGCTAA
- a CDS encoding PIG-L family deacetylase, with protein sequence MFIYAHPDDIEFGVAGTAALWAKHGCEVTYVVLTDGNVGSHDDDMTAEKLAEIRRAEQTAAANVVGAACLFLGEHDGLLQPTLELRKKLVRLIRQYRPNVVVCGDPTVYFPSDDYINHPDHRAAGQLAIDAVFPAAEMHLLYPDLDAEGLPPHKVNYVYVSWPSQKPNYFVDISETLELKIAALQQHVSQLGDWDPSPRLKEWSAETGKRVGFRHAESYFRISLKPIEEPAAEAGE encoded by the coding sequence ATGTTTATTTATGCCCATCCCGACGACATTGAGTTTGGCGTGGCCGGCACGGCCGCGTTATGGGCCAAACATGGCTGTGAGGTGACTTACGTGGTGCTGACTGATGGCAATGTGGGCAGCCATGATGACGACATGACGGCCGAAAAACTGGCCGAAATTCGCCGCGCCGAGCAAACCGCTGCGGCCAATGTGGTTGGCGCAGCTTGCCTGTTTCTGGGCGAACATGATGGCCTGCTGCAGCCCACTTTGGAGCTGCGCAAAAAATTGGTGCGCCTGATCCGCCAATACCGGCCAAACGTGGTGGTCTGCGGCGATCCAACAGTTTATTTCCCCAGCGACGATTATATCAACCATCCCGACCATCGCGCCGCCGGCCAGTTGGCCATCGACGCCGTGTTCCCGGCGGCCGAAATGCACCTGCTTTACCCGGACCTGGACGCGGAAGGTTTGCCGCCGCACAAAGTCAATTACGTGTATGTCTCCTGGCCGTCGCAAAAACCGAACTATTTTGTAGACATCAGCGAGACGCTGGAACTAAAGATTGCCGCGTTGCAGCAGCATGTCAGCCAGTTGGGCGATTGGGACCCCAGCCCGCGCCTCAAGGAATGGAGCGCTGAAACGGGTAAGCGGGTGGGCTTCCGCCACGCGGAAAGTTACTTCCGCATTTCCTTGAAGCCGATTGAGGAACCGGCGGCGGAGGCGGGGGAGTAG
- a CDS encoding SLC13 family permease, with the protein MIATFIILAVTIALFIWDKIRSDVVALLSLLALYLLRIINTEQALAGFADSAVIMIAALFVVGEGLSRSGVTAWVSQQILALAGDSPRRLLVVVMLGAALLSAFISNTGTVAALLPAVIAIAWSVKSVPSKYLIPLAFAANAGGLLTLTGTPPNIIVADLLTRQGLKPFGYFEFALVGLPLLAITVIYMVVIGQRALPRRESEEQPVDVQASVEAIGDVFALQGKLYRLRVSLASPLAGKTLAEAALGQEYNISVLRIERGEAGKRPFLSPAEATRRQVQRAVEQLQTAEIPTAATQLRANDVLLVKGTPEEVQAVVTEHQLTVEEIDVAETELADILVSHGIGVAEVLIPSRSAYIGQDLHESRFSQKYGVQVISIRRENKLVTRQGTRLAFGDALLVRGRWEDIELLRNESRNFVVVGQPEAMSRQIVELNRQAVIATLSLGLMVGLMVSGVLPTVMAVLVTAVIMILGGCLTPNHAYRAINWQSVVLIASMIPMSTALQITGGADMAANLLVTTLGSWSNLALLAGVFLLTTGFSQMISNTATAVLIAPIVLTAALSLGVSPYPLMMTVAIGASTAFLTPIASTTNLMVMSPGGYAFKDFFKNGLPLAIIFLLFTLLLVPLIWPF; encoded by the coding sequence ATGATTGCAACTTTTATCATTCTCGCAGTGACCATTGCCTTGTTTATCTGGGACAAAATCCGCTCCGACGTAGTGGCGCTGTTGTCGCTGCTGGCGCTCTATCTGCTGCGCATCATCAATACCGAACAGGCGCTGGCCGGTTTTGCCGATTCGGCCGTGATCATGATTGCCGCCCTGTTTGTCGTCGGTGAAGGGCTTTCGCGCTCCGGCGTTACCGCCTGGGTCAGCCAGCAGATTTTGGCGCTTGCCGGTGACAGTCCGCGCCGCCTGCTGGTGGTGGTGATGCTGGGCGCGGCGCTGCTCTCCGCTTTCATCAGCAATACCGGCACGGTGGCGGCGCTGCTGCCGGCGGTTATCGCCATTGCGTGGAGCGTGAAAAGCGTGCCGTCTAAATACCTGATCCCCCTGGCCTTCGCCGCCAACGCCGGTGGCCTGCTGACGCTGACCGGCACGCCACCCAACATCATCGTCGCCGATTTGCTGACCAGACAGGGGTTGAAGCCGTTTGGCTACTTTGAATTTGCCCTGGTTGGCCTGCCGCTGCTGGCTATAACTGTGATCTACATGGTGGTCATCGGCCAGCGCGCCTTGCCACGCCGGGAGAGCGAAGAACAACCGGTAGACGTTCAGGCGTCTGTGGAAGCCATCGGTGATGTGTTTGCCCTGCAAGGCAAGCTGTACCGGCTGCGCGTATCGTTGGCTTCGCCGTTGGCGGGCAAGACGTTGGCCGAAGCAGCGCTGGGGCAAGAGTATAACATTTCTGTGCTGCGCATTGAGCGTGGGGAGGCTGGGAAACGGCCGTTTCTCAGCCCGGCAGAAGCGACTCGCCGCCAGGTACAGCGGGCGGTGGAGCAGCTGCAGACGGCCGAAATTCCGACGGCCGCTACCCAGCTCCGCGCCAACGATGTACTGCTGGTCAAAGGTACGCCAGAAGAGGTGCAGGCCGTTGTCACAGAACATCAGCTAACCGTCGAAGAGATTGACGTGGCCGAAACAGAGTTGGCCGACATCCTGGTCTCGCACGGTATTGGCGTGGCTGAGGTGCTTATCCCATCGCGGTCGGCTTACATCGGGCAAGACCTGCACGAGAGCCGCTTCAGCCAAAAATATGGCGTCCAGGTCATTAGCATTCGCCGCGAAAACAAGCTGGTGACGCGCCAGGGAACCCGGTTGGCGTTTGGTGATGCACTGTTGGTGCGCGGCCGTTGGGAAGATATTGAACTGCTGCGTAACGAGAGCCGCAACTTTGTGGTGGTGGGCCAGCCGGAGGCGATGTCGCGCCAGATTGTGGAGCTAAATCGGCAGGCGGTGATTGCCACGCTGTCCCTGGGGTTGATGGTGGGGCTGATGGTCTCCGGCGTTTTGCCGACGGTGATGGCGGTGTTGGTAACGGCCGTGATCATGATTTTAGGCGGCTGCCTGACGCCAAACCACGCCTACCGGGCCATCAACTGGCAAAGCGTGGTCCTCATCGCCAGCATGATCCCCATGTCCACCGCCCTGCAAATTACCGGCGGCGCAGACATGGCCGCCAACCTGCTGGTAACCACGTTGGGCAGTTGGAGCAACCTGGCCTTGTTGGCCGGCGTCTTTTTGCTGACGACCGGATTTAGCCAGATGATCAGCAACACGGCAACGGCCGTACTCATTGCCCCCATTGTCCTCACCGCCGCCCTCAGCCTGGGCGTCTCCCCCTACCCATTGATGATGACGGTGGCGATTGGGGCGTCCACCGCCTTCCTGACGCCCATCGCCTCCACCACCAACCTGATGGTCATGTCGCCAGGTGGCTACGCCTTCAAAGATTTCTTCAAAAACGGCCTGCCTCTGGCGATCATCTTCCTGCTCTTCACCTTGCTGCTGGTCCCGCTAATCTGGCCGTTTTAA
- a CDS encoding M23 family metallopeptidase, whose translation MSANIQLPTTTQDFYTQADEMWEGANAYQEEMVYLSPAQLPRSRQIDVMAVGGFLVLLIMFYSVLVQPRTAVSTPNRAIPQSQATAVPVQPQPQPKPELSGDATVVVAPYANYQITQGLHGYSYGHMAIDLAAGRGEPVLSPINGVVSALYTDEYGNPTLEIENEVYVVLLLHGDYSVQIGDELKAGQVVGVESNKGYTMDMQGNLCYNREWCGNHTHLNVYDKRIRSNVNPFDLIN comes from the coding sequence ATGAGTGCTAATATTCAACTACCGACAACCACCCAGGACTTCTATACCCAGGCCGATGAAATGTGGGAGGGAGCCAATGCGTATCAGGAGGAGATGGTCTACCTCTCTCCGGCGCAATTACCGCGCTCGCGGCAGATAGATGTGATGGCTGTTGGCGGTTTTCTGGTTTTGCTGATTATGTTCTATAGTGTACTCGTTCAGCCCCGCACGGCCGTCTCCACCCCCAACCGCGCCATCCCCCAAAGCCAGGCAACGGCCGTGCCCGTGCAGCCCCAACCCCAGCCCAAACCCGAACTCAGTGGCGACGCCACAGTTGTGGTGGCCCCTTACGCCAACTATCAGATTACCCAGGGGCTGCATGGCTATTCTTACGGCCATATGGCTATTGATCTGGCCGCCGGGCGTGGCGAGCCGGTTTTGTCACCTATCAACGGCGTGGTATCGGCGCTCTACACCGATGAATATGGCAATCCTACTCTGGAGATTGAAAACGAGGTGTATGTGGTTTTGCTGCTGCATGGCGATTACAGCGTACAGATTGGCGACGAGCTGAAGGCCGGTCAGGTTGTTGGCGTGGAAAGCAATAAGGGCTACACCATGGATATGCAGGGCAATCTCTGTTACAACCGCGAATGGTGCGGCAACCACACCCATCTCAACGTCTACGACAAACGCATCCGTTCCAACGTCAACCCGTTCGATTTGATCAATTAG
- a CDS encoding LysM peptidoglycan-binding domain-containing protein — protein MLRRIILAILLSALILGAGSHIQETAVSAQSPTGDILTLVNALRASYGLPPFEYNPTLAAAAQNHANWMGQTAVYSHTGAGGSSPQTRANAVGYPGFVNENIVGGTKLTPQQGVTWWRNSASHFNTMISTRYTQAGVGFAQGHDQNFYVLVVGQPDGAALTAANRQEEVAYPNAPLFVAPIEVNAPREDGSIWHTVGEGHTLWAIAARYEVTIADIMLYNNLSESSSLHPGDELLIRLAEGQEPPPTPTPPATHKVRPGDSAWTIAAWYHLDLGELLWLNNMQQDDTLQPGDEIKIRLLPGEAPPPTPTPQLAHIVKSGDTLWGISLRYGLTVEQLLAFNNITENSLLAVGQGLYIVSPTPLPTPTSEPTLTMTPVMATAVATTPAPSATFTPSAQPTATPTAVPSNNTEDLGQVLGIGAMALALGLVLIAGVGFVFWRRE, from the coding sequence ATGTTACGTCGAATAATCCTGGCGATCCTATTATCTGCACTTATTTTAGGCGCGGGGAGCCACATCCAAGAAACGGCCGTATCTGCCCAATCCCCCACTGGCGACATTTTAACGCTGGTGAATGCCCTGCGCGCCTCGTATGGCCTGCCACCGTTTGAATACAATCCCACCCTGGCGGCGGCGGCGCAAAACCACGCCAATTGGATGGGGCAAACGGCCGTTTACAGCCACACCGGCGCCGGCGGTTCCTCGCCGCAAACCCGCGCCAACGCCGTCGGCTACCCCGGCTTTGTCAATGAAAACATCGTCGGCGGCACCAAACTCACGCCGCAGCAAGGCGTTACCTGGTGGCGCAACAGCGCCTCCCATTTCAATACGATGATTTCCACGCGCTACACCCAGGCCGGTGTCGGCTTCGCTCAGGGTCACGACCAGAATTTTTATGTCCTGGTAGTGGGCCAACCGGATGGCGCGGCGCTGACCGCCGCCAACCGGCAGGAAGAGGTGGCTTACCCCAACGCCCCGTTGTTTGTGGCTCCCATTGAGGTCAACGCGCCGCGCGAAGATGGCTCCATCTGGCATACGGTCGGCGAAGGGCACACCCTATGGGCCATCGCCGCCCGCTACGAAGTGACCATCGCCGACATCATGCTCTACAACAACCTCAGCGAAAGCTCTTCCCTGCATCCCGGCGACGAACTACTCATTCGGCTGGCCGAAGGGCAGGAACCACCCCCAACGCCAACACCGCCGGCCACGCATAAGGTGCGCCCCGGCGATTCGGCCTGGACGATTGCCGCCTGGTATCACCTGGACCTGGGGGAACTGTTGTGGCTGAACAATATGCAGCAGGATGACACGCTGCAACCGGGGGATGAGATTAAAATCCGGCTGCTGCCGGGGGAAGCCCCACCGCCAACGCCAACGCCGCAGTTGGCGCACATTGTAAAAAGCGGTGATACGCTTTGGGGTATTTCGCTGCGTTACGGACTGACGGTCGAACAGTTGTTGGCTTTCAACAACATCACGGAGAACAGCCTGCTGGCGGTGGGACAGGGGTTGTATATTGTCTCGCCGACGCCGCTGCCCACGCCGACCAGTGAACCTACGCTGACGATGACGCCGGTGATGGCAACGGCCGTTGCCACCACCCCCGCCCCATCAGCCACCTTCACGCCCTCGGCGCAGCCTACAGCCACGCCAACGGCCGTGCCCAGCAACAACACCGAAGACCTGGGTCAGGTCCTCGGCATTGGGGCGATGGCTCTGGCGTTGGGTCTGGTGTTGATTGCCGGGGTGGGGTTTGTTTTTTGGCGGCGGGAGTGA
- a CDS encoding FHA domain-containing protein, translating to MRGHFISGPAALLVLLFFFLPWVTVSCSGQPLGQFTGYDLAVGAPLFVGTDAVGVPSLPALPGDRFLFVVPGVALLTLLWVGLAFARQPWARLLGLGVVLTAVSGLALLAWRWAILRLTITPLMTVVYEPGLWLTMGGLVGILLGGVVSIVRPRQATAADLDAEPQPTVTLPPLEIALNPTPDLSPEPATAVADFPPVPPGSPASEQTELIAAVPETLAWLVIRDGDQAGSQYRLFAKTLIGRHPTNDVALPDSAMSSVHAVITWENGRFTLNDLQSTNGVYVKEVGDYSWRRVNTAVLNNNMQIKLGRTVFHMLVIAAP from the coding sequence ATGCGCGGACATTTTATCTCAGGGCCGGCCGCGTTGTTGGTGCTGCTTTTCTTCTTTTTACCCTGGGTCACTGTGTCTTGCAGTGGGCAGCCCCTTGGCCAGTTTACCGGCTATGATCTCGCCGTTGGCGCGCCGCTGTTTGTGGGGACTGACGCGGTGGGTGTGCCGTCGTTGCCCGCTCTGCCCGGCGACCGATTTTTGTTTGTGGTTCCTGGGGTGGCGCTGCTGACTTTGCTCTGGGTGGGCTTGGCCTTTGCCAGACAGCCGTGGGCGCGGCTATTGGGTTTGGGGGTGGTGTTAACGGCCGTTTCCGGTTTGGCGCTGTTGGCCTGGCGCTGGGCCATCTTGCGCCTCACGATCACGCCGCTGATGACGGTTGTTTATGAGCCGGGTTTGTGGCTGACGATGGGCGGGTTGGTCGGCATCCTCCTCGGTGGCGTTGTGTCTATTGTCCGTCCGCGCCAGGCAACGGCCGCGGACCTGGACGCCGAGCCACAGCCCACAGTCACCCTGCCCCCGCTGGAAATAGCCCTCAACCCAACGCCTGATCTATCACCGGAGCCAGCAACGGCCGTTGCCGATTTCCCACCCGTACCACCGGGCAGCCCAGCCAGCGAACAAACCGAACTGATTGCCGCCGTGCCAGAAACGCTGGCCTGGCTGGTCATCCGCGACGGCGACCAGGCCGGTTCGCAGTACCGCCTGTTCGCCAAAACTTTGATTGGCCGCCATCCCACCAATGATGTCGCCCTGCCGGACAGCGCCATGTCGTCTGTTCATGCGGTTATCACCTGGGAAAACGGCCGTTTTACCCTCAACGACTTGCAAAGCACGAATGGCGTTTATGTAAAGGAAGTGGGTGATTATAGCTGGCGGCGGGTGAATACGGCCGTCTTGAATAACAATATGCAGATCAAACTGGGGCGCACCGTCTTCCACATGCTGGTCATTGCCGCGCCGTAG